The genomic window TCCTAGGCATTACACTAACCAACGGTAAAACAGTCGATCCTATCGGTAGTACAATGCCTCTCATATTAGTAAGTAAAGATTTTACACATTTATTTGTATTAACAGAAACAATAGACGGACAGCCTGCTCAACTTATTCAACATATTAACTAGCTACCTCTCATATACTCTTTGATCCTTTCTAGAAGCTCTTTATAGTCAGTATTTTTCGGGTCAAGAGTGATGGCTGTTTCAACATATTCAATGGCCTTATTTAATTCATTCTTCTCCGCATACAACTGAGCCAAATAAAAGTAAACCTCATGCATTGTATTATTAAGTTCTATTGCTTTTTGAAGTGCGATTATCGCAGAGTCATATTGTCCTTCCTGGATAAATACGACTCCTCTCATCATAAATAAACGATCATCACTGGCACTAAGAGGCATTTGAGCATTTATTATTTTATGGGCCTGCTCATACTGCCGGTTATTAGCATATTCCTGTGCTATTTGAGCAACCTCACGCCAATCGCTTGCTTGTTTATTAGTAAAGCCATACCATATGCTTCCACTGATAAGAGCTATTGTCATAAGAAAAGCAGTTACTTGTCTAGCTTTATAGGATTTTTTTGGTAACGAAACAATCGCACTTGCTAAAAAACCACCAACTAAACCGCCAAGGTGACCTGCATTGTCTACTACAGGTACAACTAAACCAAAAACTAGATTTATTCCTAGAATAAAAAACAAATTCAGTCCCATTGTTCGGAAAAATAAAGAAGGGTAGACAACACCAAAATAAAGTAGAGCACCGAATAAACCGTATATAGCACCAGACGCACCCGCTGAGACAACCGGACTAAACAAAAAGCTTGCTACCGACCCAGTAAAGCCAGCTAGTAAATATATGAATAGAAACCGACCGTTTCCATACAACTTTTCTACAGCAATACCTAAATAAAACAAAGCTAACGTATTCATAAACAAATGCAAAAATGTAATATGGAGAATAATTGGTGTAAAGAAACGCCACCATTCACCTGCTAGAATAAAAGGGTTGTATTTAGCACCAAATGATATGAGCGTAGCTACATCTGTACTACTTCCATACCATTCAACCACAAGAAACATTAAGACTTGCAAAATAATAAAGAAGAATGTAAAAAAAGGTCTCTTCGATTGTTGAAACACTTTTTTTTCAAACTTAGCATTATCTGCAGCAACTTTTAATGTGGCATACTTGTATCGGTCACCTTCCGTTAAGTCACCCTGCCTATCAAACTGCAAGGTGATGCTTTTATCGAAATAGTGAGATAAACTGCTTAGCGAAGAATTTTGTTCATCTAACACAAAGGATTGCATCTTAACTTGTTCATTGGGTCCATAAGATTGAGATTTCTCAATAAGATGCTCCCAGTCATCAACAGGTGGATACGTTGAGACATATACATTAGCTACCGTTATCTTTCTTCTCGTTATATGTTTCCTTACACGATCCATTTTACGTATAATATCTTCAATATCCCTAGCCATCCAATTTGCCCAATCTAAATCATATTGAAGTAAACGCACAACTTGCACATTTTTATCTGAACGGTTCTCTAACCATAGTTCTCTTTGATCTTCTGATATTTGAATAATTCTATAGTTGTTTTGTACAACCAATTGATGAGCAAGCTCCCAAAAAGCTTGATAAGCAAACAATTCAATCCCCTCTCCCTTAAGTGCATCTAAGCGGACGTTATTACATTTCACATAATATAGGTACGTCCTCTCATACTAGACTGGTATCACATCCAAGTCACCTTAATTATACTAAAAAACTGTAAGCATGTCGGGTTCGTTGTTTGCTACCAGCACATTTCTTTATTTAAACACTACTTGTAGTATGTTTTTTCGAATAAAAGGGATTTTCATTGCGTATTTTACTGCCATTTGTCTTAAAAAGGGAACACTCAAAATCTGGTTTGCCACATAGTACCTTCGTTTATAAAGTGTCCAAACACTCACGCTAATTACAATTAGATTTATAAGTCGTAACATGGAATAATACCCTCCTTTTTATTTACTGTGTGAGTTCCTGTTTTATTTTATCCTTTAATACAAGAAAAAAAGCTGCAAGTTGCAGCTTATTACGCTTCCATATTACTGTAAAGTCGATACAGGTTTCATTGTCTTTTTTAAAACATCTACTGAGTGTTCAAATTGCTGTTTTTCTTGATCATTTAAGTCTAATTCCACAATTTCACGAATGCCATGTCGATTTACGACAGCAGGTACGCCAATATAGACATCTTTATGGCCAAATTCACCATCTAACAAGCACGAAACTGTTAGAACTGAATTCTCATTTTGTAATATTGCTTTTGTCACTCGAACAAGTCCCATAGCAATTCCATAATACGTAGCACCTTTAGCATTTATAATTTTATAGGCGGCATCACGTACATTAACAAAGATATCCTCTAAATCCTCTTTTGTATGCTTGTCACTCGTTTCCACTATTTTTAAAATAGGTCTTCCTCCTATATCAGCGTGGCTCCAAACAGGAAGTTCTGTATCTCCATGCTCACCAATGATATAGGCATGAACATTTCTTGCATCAACATTAAAATGATCACCAAGTAAATAGCGGAAACGAGCAGTATCCAAAATAGTACCGGAACCTATAACGCGCTCTTTTGGTAAACCTGAAAATTTCCATACAGCATATGAAAGTATATCAACAGGGTTGGTAGCCACTAAGAATATACCATTAAACCCATTTGACATAACTTGATCAACGATACCTTTAAATATTTTTGTGTTCTTTTCTACTAAATCTAGTCTAGTTTCACCTGGCTTTTGATTGGCACCGGCTGTAATAACAACAATATCAGCATTTTCGCAATCGCTATAATCACCAAACCATACTTTTGTCGGTGAAGGAGCAAAGGCAATCCCGTGGTTTAAGTCCATCGCATCCCCTTCTGCTTTTTCCTGATTTAAATCAATAAGCACTAGTTCCTCAGTAACACCTTGATTTAATAAAGCAAAAGCGTAACTAGATCCAACAAAACCTGTTCCAATTAATACTACTCTATTTATTCCACGCATCGTAATATCCTCCTTTGTTACTTCCTCTTTATATTATTGAATATAAATAAAAATTAATACAGTAATACATGCAATACCATTAGAAAGAAGATTAACAGCATCATTATTTACAGAGACAAATCCACCTGTTTTGATTGTTAACTGCTCGCAATGATATTTTCGTTCCGTTTGAATGGAACAGATAGAACATTTGTAACGCACTTGAATAGTAGCCCCTAAAATTGTATCAATAATACTCCCCCAGAAACCAATTGTGGTTATAGTTATAACTTGGAATAGTGAAAGTTGACCGTACCAAAGTATTGCGCCACCTAATGCAATAACCAGAGCTCCGATATAAGAAGCGAACGTACCTAATGGCGAGACAGCACCGCTTGTACCTTTCGCAACTCGTTTACCATTATGTAATAGAATGGGATTCGCTCTACTTAGTGTACCAATCTCAGAAGCCCACGTATCAGCATTTGCAGCAGCTAATGATGTTATAAACGAAATTAATATAGCTTGTGAAGGATAAAAGAAATATACGATAGCTAAGATTGAAGCAATGCCTCCATTGGCAAACACTTGATAAATATCACGTTGCTCCCCTTTTTCTAGCTTATCCTTTAAGAAGGATTTTTGCCGTTTTTTATACACACTCCAAAAACTAGAAGTTGCAAAAAACAAACCTAATAATATTAATCCTTCAAGCGAAAAACTCATGTAAATTGTTATACCCACAATGCTAGCACCTAAAACGCCAGACAAAGATAACAGCTTCTCTTTCCATCCCAACACCGAAAATACAACAATAGCAAGGCTAATAATCAATTCTATTTGCATGACATTATGTTAGAATCCTCCGTTAAAATATGGTTAACTCGCATATCAAAACTACTATGTGGGATATTCGATATAATTTGTAATTTGTATGCCAATGCTATTGTTGGTCCTCCCTTGTAAGATGCAAGTAAACGATCAAAATAGCCGCCTCCAAAACCAATACGATATCCTTCTATATTGAATGCCAAACCGGGGACAAATAATAAAGAACAAGCATCCGCTGAGTTCTTCTTAGCTTTATGTACATTAGGCTCTTGTAAATTATAATAGACGGTTTCAAGCTGATTAAAATCAGTTAACTCATAGTAGTCAAGTATCCTTTTACTTGGTATACATTTTGG from Bacillus sp. HMF5848 includes these protein-coding regions:
- a CDS encoding rhomboid family intramembrane serine protease; translation: MKCNNVRLDALKGEGIELFAYQAFWELAHQLVVQNNYRIIQISEDQRELWLENRSDKNVQVVRLLQYDLDWANWMARDIEDIIRKMDRVRKHITRRKITVANVYVSTYPPVDDWEHLIEKSQSYGPNEQVKMQSFVLDEQNSSLSSLSHYFDKSITLQFDRQGDLTEGDRYKYATLKVAADNAKFEKKVFQQSKRPFFTFFFIILQVLMFLVVEWYGSSTDVATLISFGAKYNPFILAGEWWRFFTPIILHITFLHLFMNTLALFYLGIAVEKLYGNGRFLFIYLLAGFTGSVASFLFSPVVSAGASGAIYGLFGALLYFGVVYPSLFFRTMGLNLFFILGINLVFGLVVPVVDNAGHLGGLVGGFLASAIVSLPKKSYKARQVTAFLMTIALISGSIWYGFTNKQASDWREVAQIAQEYANNRQYEQAHKIINAQMPLSASDDRLFMMRGVVFIQEGQYDSAIIALQKAIELNNTMHEVYFYLAQLYAEKNELNKAIEYVETAITLDPKNTDYKELLERIKEYMRGS
- a CDS encoding L-lactate dehydrogenase, giving the protein MRGINRVVLIGTGFVGSSYAFALLNQGVTEELVLIDLNQEKAEGDAMDLNHGIAFAPSPTKVWFGDYSDCENADIVVITAGANQKPGETRLDLVEKNTKIFKGIVDQVMSNGFNGIFLVATNPVDILSYAVWKFSGLPKERVIGSGTILDTARFRYLLGDHFNVDARNVHAYIIGEHGDTELPVWSHADIGGRPILKIVETSDKHTKEDLEDIFVNVRDAAYKIINAKGATYYGIAMGLVRVTKAILQNENSVLTVSCLLDGEFGHKDVYIGVPAVVNRHGIREIVELDLNDQEKQQFEHSVDVLKKTMKPVSTLQ
- a CDS encoding DUF92 domain-containing protein yields the protein MQIELIISLAIVVFSVLGWKEKLLSLSGVLGASIVGITIYMSFSLEGLILLGLFFATSSFWSVYKKRQKSFLKDKLEKGEQRDIYQVFANGGIASILAIVYFFYPSQAILISFITSLAAANADTWASEIGTLSRANPILLHNGKRVAKGTSGAVSPLGTFASYIGALVIALGGAILWYGQLSLFQVITITTIGFWGSIIDTILGATIQVRYKCSICSIQTERKYHCEQLTIKTGGFVSVNNDAVNLLSNGIACITVLIFIYIQ
- a CDS encoding 5-formyltetrahydrofolate cyclo-ligase, which codes for MNKGEIRKQMKQELSQLSEAKREEMSKSIYNKLFSSSLWREADTIGITIAMPFEINTKPIIKKAWDEQKQVLVPKCIPSKRILDYYELTDFNQLETVYYNLQEPNVHKAKKNSADACSLLFVPGLAFNIEGYRIGFGGGYFDRLLASYKGGPTIALAYKLQIISNIPHSSFDMRVNHILTEDSNIMSCK